The following are encoded together in the Nocardioides okcheonensis genome:
- a CDS encoding calcium-binding protein — MTTPARACAYALLTLSLASAPAYAQGAQDARRVPSGTTGNDTIVGNARPNHIMALGGRDDVVGNGSDDTIYGGKGNDRIDGGDGNDWITAQPGRDWVNGNLGNDRIDGGQGDDTLYGGEGDDVISSNVGNDTVYGENGNDTLGGNDGVDRLFGGEGSDKHIGGAGNDWIDGGGGDDGAIQGGPGDDVLIDGAGNDWLVKGDEGDDVIFLGPGVDKAFAEQGNDVIYVLNDGQADKIRCDDGGQAQGSNDRVVFVGSRDPLDVVDPFGTCESVSVVAEAPQGWPYGPVSARTVTPRTAGTDLPR, encoded by the coding sequence GTGACCACACCTGCTCGCGCGTGCGCCTACGCGCTCCTCACCCTGTCCCTCGCCTCGGCGCCGGCCTACGCCCAGGGAGCCCAGGACGCCCGGCGCGTCCCGTCCGGCACGACCGGCAACGACACGATCGTCGGCAACGCCCGGCCGAACCACATCATGGCCCTGGGTGGACGTGACGACGTGGTCGGCAACGGGTCCGACGACACCATCTACGGCGGCAAGGGCAACGACCGGATCGACGGCGGCGACGGCAACGACTGGATCACCGCGCAGCCCGGCCGCGACTGGGTCAACGGCAACCTCGGCAACGACCGGATCGACGGCGGGCAGGGCGACGACACCCTCTACGGCGGCGAGGGCGACGACGTGATCAGCTCCAACGTCGGCAACGACACCGTCTACGGCGAGAACGGCAACGACACCCTGGGCGGCAACGACGGCGTCGACCGGCTCTTCGGCGGCGAGGGCAGCGACAAGCACATCGGCGGCGCCGGCAACGACTGGATCGACGGCGGTGGCGGCGACGACGGGGCGATCCAGGGAGGCCCCGGCGACGACGTGCTCATCGACGGCGCGGGCAACGACTGGCTCGTCAAGGGCGACGAGGGCGACGACGTGATCTTCCTCGGTCCCGGCGTCGACAAGGCGTTCGCCGAGCAGGGCAACGACGTCATCTACGTGCTCAACGACGGGCAGGCCGACAAGATCCGCTGCGACGACGGCGGCCAGGCGCAGGGCAGCAACGACCGGGTGGTCTTCGTCGGGTCGCGCGACCCGCTCGACGTGGTCGACCCGTTCGGGACCTGCGAGAGCGTCTCCGTGGTCGCCGAGGCGCCGCAGGGCTGGCCCTACGGCCCGGTCTCGGCGCGGACCGTCACGCCGCGAACAGCAGGTACAGACCTCCCACGGTGA
- a CDS encoding AAA family ATPase has product MLCVLVLAAGEPWEAPALADLEAHPGVVVLKRCVDVDDLVASVTSGQADVAVVALDAPGLDPSAVAHLRRHAVRPVAVTGARSDDLDVREHAHRLGITAVVGGGELASLPEVVTSVEDVLDTRPRQPALEPATPATSGPGGRVVAVWGPAGAPGRTTVAVNLAGELARRRVPSVLVDLDPYGGAVAQQLGVLDEVSGLLSAARLAGSGHLADRFPSTCRGVGEHLAVVTGLPRADRWREVRPAHVEQLLEAARGLGEVVLDTGFSIEDDQAADLGGRPARNTLTLGALEQADEVVVVGGADPVGLTRLARALVDLRERADGTPVRVVVNRMRSSIGWSEKDIAGMVEGFSRVAGLHFLPDDAPLVDRSLVAGRPVVELGESSLARSLAALADAVFPATVGPASGRAHPRPAGRRGLRRSRRQPV; this is encoded by the coding sequence GTGCTCTGCGTGCTCGTGCTCGCGGCCGGGGAGCCGTGGGAGGCCCCCGCGCTCGCCGACCTGGAGGCCCACCCCGGGGTCGTGGTGCTCAAGCGCTGCGTCGACGTCGACGACCTGGTCGCGTCGGTCACCAGCGGTCAGGCCGACGTCGCGGTGGTCGCGCTCGACGCGCCCGGCCTCGACCCGTCGGCGGTCGCCCACCTGCGCCGCCACGCGGTGCGACCGGTCGCGGTGACCGGGGCGAGGTCCGACGACCTCGACGTCCGCGAGCACGCCCACCGGCTCGGCATCACCGCCGTCGTCGGCGGTGGCGAGCTGGCCAGCCTGCCCGAGGTCGTGACCAGCGTCGAGGACGTCCTCGACACCCGCCCGCGCCAGCCCGCCCTCGAGCCCGCGACGCCCGCGACGTCCGGGCCGGGTGGTCGGGTGGTCGCGGTCTGGGGGCCGGCCGGGGCGCCGGGGCGTACGACGGTCGCCGTCAACCTGGCCGGGGAGCTGGCCCGTCGACGGGTGCCGTCGGTGCTCGTCGACCTCGACCCCTACGGCGGCGCCGTCGCCCAGCAGCTGGGCGTCCTCGACGAGGTGTCCGGCCTGCTGTCGGCTGCGCGGCTGGCGGGGTCGGGACACCTCGCGGACCGGTTCCCCTCGACCTGCCGCGGCGTGGGCGAGCACCTCGCCGTGGTGACCGGCCTGCCCCGGGCCGACCGCTGGCGCGAGGTGCGCCCGGCCCACGTCGAGCAGCTGCTGGAGGCGGCCCGCGGCCTGGGCGAGGTGGTCCTCGACACCGGCTTCAGCATCGAGGACGACCAGGCGGCCGACCTCGGGGGACGCCCGGCCCGCAACACCCTGACGCTGGGCGCGCTGGAGCAGGCCGACGAGGTCGTGGTCGTCGGGGGCGCGGACCCGGTCGGGCTGACCCGCCTGGCGCGGGCGCTGGTCGACCTCCGGGAGCGGGCCGACGGCACGCCGGTGCGGGTCGTGGTCAACCGGATGAGGTCCTCGATCGGCTGGTCCGAGAAGGACATCGCCGGCATGGTCGAGGGCTTCAGCCGGGTCGCCGGCCTGCACTTCCTGCCCGACGACGCGCCCCTGGTCGACCGGTCGCTGGTGGCCGGCCGTCCGGTGGTCGAGCTGGGGGAGTCGTCCCTGGCGCGGAGCCTCGCCGCGCTCGCCGACGCCGTCTTCCCGGCCACCGTCGGGCCCGCCTCCGGGCGCGCGCACCCGCGCCCCGCCGGGCGCCGCGGGCTCCGTCGATCACGCCGGCAACCGGTCTAA
- a CDS encoding SAF domain-containing protein: MSRKPQQATHHVDVPPASRTRPPGWRDPRLWVGVALVTGSVVAGARIMAAADDLTPVWSASGDLVAGDTIGADDLVAARVRFDDAEDRERYLPVDAELPAGLTLTRPLAEGELVPAAALGAAEDDGRVEVSIAVPAEHVPTGLARGSRVDVWVIGEDRRSRADAELVLSDVLVLDAPVVTDAFAAATSRQLVLALPAAEEEPLAQVLAASGDDRVRVVGRG; the protein is encoded by the coding sequence GTGTCCCGGAAACCCCAGCAGGCCACCCACCACGTCGACGTGCCACCGGCCAGCCGCACCCGACCGCCCGGGTGGCGCGACCCACGCCTGTGGGTCGGGGTGGCGCTGGTGACCGGGTCGGTCGTGGCCGGCGCCCGCATCATGGCGGCGGCCGACGACCTCACCCCGGTGTGGTCGGCCTCCGGTGACCTGGTCGCGGGCGACACCATCGGCGCCGACGACCTCGTGGCCGCGCGGGTGCGCTTCGACGACGCGGAGGACCGCGAGCGCTACCTCCCGGTCGACGCCGAGCTGCCCGCCGGCCTCACGCTCACCCGTCCGCTGGCGGAGGGCGAGCTGGTGCCCGCCGCCGCGCTCGGCGCCGCGGAGGACGACGGACGCGTCGAGGTCTCCATCGCGGTGCCCGCCGAGCACGTCCCGACGGGCCTCGCGCGCGGCTCTCGCGTCGACGTCTGGGTGATCGGGGAGGACCGTCGCTCGCGGGCCGACGCCGAGCTGGTGCTCTCGGACGTGCTGGTCCTCGACGCCCCCGTCGTGACCGACGCGTTCGCCGCGGCGACCTCGCGCCAGCTGGTGCTCGCCCTGCCCGCCGCCGAGGAGGAGCCGCTGGCGCAGGTGCTGGCGGCCAGCGGGGACGACCGCGTCCGCGTCGTCGGCAGGGGCTGA
- a CDS encoding helix-turn-helix domain-containing protein, with product MPEDPRFLTLADVAEVLNTSSAQVYALVRRGDLPAIKIGGRGQWRVERVQLEEFIQRMYAETRQFVDQHPFIESETGADRPE from the coding sequence ATGCCCGAGGACCCCCGCTTCCTGACGCTGGCCGACGTCGCCGAGGTGCTCAACACCTCCAGCGCCCAGGTCTACGCCCTCGTCCGGCGCGGCGACCTCCCCGCCATCAAGATCGGCGGGCGCGGCCAGTGGCGCGTGGAGCGGGTGCAGCTCGAGGAGTTCATCCAGCGGATGTACGCCGAGACCCGGCAGTTCGTCGACCAGCACCCGTTCATCGAGAGCGAGACCGGCGCCGACCGGCCGGAGTGA
- a CDS encoding S1C family serine protease produces MTDEHPSDEQGPDRAAEHAGDEPTQPLAGWRPTASGPSPEPDPAPGERPVEGPVENAVENAVEGPADEPARPAQPQGLPYGDTGDARPAGDTGEPGTSGVSDPTPASVPSSAPAPATVPLGPPPYAVPGPYAAPGPHPGGPVGPYPGPSYPGPGYGAHVARPAPRRTPLWIWPAVAAVALVVGILGGFAGGALQDQLASQRGTVDDGLDGVRTRSAAPLDADNGSVPAVAQALLPSTVQIVAEFDGQASGATGSGFVLDREGHVVTNNHVVASAASDDGPIVVIDHLGDRHRATVVGRSSVYDLAVLKVAESDGLEPAALGASQVLRVGDPVIAFGAPLGLSQTVTSGIVSALNRPVTTSGESDDDSSYINAVQTDAAINPGNSGGPLVNLAGEVVGVNSAIATTGGASTEAGNIGVGFAIPIEQVRTTVDQILRTGKAEYPVIGAQVRTAGEPDSEGATITEVMPGTPAERAGLRQDDVITRVDDQPVNDGIALIVAIRTHLPGETVEMSVLRGGEEQVVQVELDGKVG; encoded by the coding sequence GTGACCGACGAGCACCCCTCCGACGAGCAGGGCCCCGACCGCGCCGCTGAGCACGCCGGGGACGAGCCCACCCAGCCCCTCGCGGGCTGGCGGCCGACCGCCTCCGGGCCGTCGCCGGAGCCGGACCCCGCGCCCGGCGAGCGACCGGTCGAGGGCCCGGTCGAGAACGCAGTCGAGAACGCAGTCGAGGGCCCGGCCGACGAGCCTGCGCGCCCCGCCCAGCCGCAGGGCCTGCCGTACGGGGACACCGGGGACGCGCGCCCCGCCGGCGACACCGGGGAGCCCGGGACCTCGGGCGTCTCCGACCCGACGCCCGCGTCGGTGCCGTCTTCCGCGCCCGCGCCCGCCACGGTGCCGCTCGGCCCGCCGCCCTACGCCGTTCCCGGCCCCTACGCCGCCCCCGGCCCGCACCCGGGCGGACCGGTCGGCCCCTACCCCGGTCCGAGCTACCCCGGTCCCGGCTACGGCGCCCACGTCGCGCGCCCCGCCCCCCGACGTACGCCGCTGTGGATCTGGCCGGCGGTCGCCGCGGTCGCGCTGGTGGTCGGCATCCTCGGCGGCTTCGCCGGCGGCGCCCTGCAGGACCAGCTCGCCTCGCAGCGCGGCACCGTCGACGACGGCCTCGACGGGGTCCGCACCCGGTCCGCCGCTCCGCTGGACGCCGACAACGGCTCGGTGCCCGCGGTCGCCCAGGCGCTGCTGCCGAGCACGGTGCAGATCGTCGCCGAGTTCGACGGCCAGGCCTCCGGCGCCACCGGCTCGGGCTTCGTGCTCGACCGCGAGGGCCACGTCGTGACCAACAACCACGTGGTCGCCTCCGCCGCCTCCGACGACGGCCCGATCGTGGTGATCGACCACCTCGGCGACCGGCACCGGGCCACGGTGGTCGGGCGCAGCTCGGTCTACGACCTCGCCGTGCTCAAGGTCGCCGAGTCCGACGGCCTGGAGCCCGCCGCGCTCGGCGCGTCCCAGGTCCTCCGCGTGGGCGACCCGGTGATCGCCTTCGGTGCCCCGCTCGGGCTGAGCCAGACGGTCACCTCCGGCATCGTCAGCGCGCTCAACCGTCCGGTCACCACCTCGGGGGAGTCCGACGACGACTCGTCCTACATCAACGCCGTGCAGACCGACGCCGCGATCAACCCGGGCAACTCCGGTGGCCCGCTGGTCAACCTCGCCGGCGAGGTCGTGGGCGTGAACTCAGCGATCGCCACCACCGGCGGCGCGTCCACCGAGGCCGGCAACATCGGCGTCGGGTTCGCGATCCCGATCGAGCAGGTCCGCACCACGGTCGACCAGATCCTGCGCACCGGGAAGGCGGAGTACCCCGTCATCGGCGCCCAGGTCCGCACCGCCGGCGAGCCCGACTCGGAGGGCGCCACGATCACCGAGGTGATGCCGGGGACGCCGGCCGAGCGTGCCGGGCTGCGGCAGGACGACGTGATCACCCGCGTCGACGACCAGCCGGTCAACGACGGCATCGCGCTGATCGTCGCGATCCGCACCCACCTGCCGGGCGAGACCGTCGAGATGTCGGTGCTGCGCGGCGGGGAGGAGCAGGTCGTCCAGGTCGAGCTCGACGGCAAGGTCGGCTAG
- a CDS encoding anti-sigma factor, producing MVTHLGSRVSALLDGHLAPEEEERCWDHVHSCHACRDLVEQEGRVKTQLAQLSWGPSSCSRDLKSSLLGGCSSLTPPPFPTSPSRSRRGLVALGGGAAGACVVGVLALGVAGGPQVQPRPPATDLGRPTGSATPVGTTDDRGVRNPVAPSRTPLAERLVAIREKIAP from the coding sequence GTGGTGACGCACCTCGGCTCGCGGGTCAGCGCGCTCCTCGACGGGCACCTCGCGCCCGAGGAGGAGGAGCGCTGCTGGGACCACGTCCACTCCTGCCACGCCTGCCGCGACCTGGTCGAGCAGGAGGGCCGGGTCAAGACCCAGCTGGCGCAGCTGTCGTGGGGGCCGTCGTCGTGCTCGCGCGACCTGAAGTCCTCGCTGCTGGGCGGCTGCTCGAGCCTCACCCCGCCGCCGTTCCCGACCTCGCCGTCGCGCAGCCGCCGCGGCCTGGTCGCCCTCGGGGGAGGGGCCGCCGGCGCCTGCGTCGTCGGCGTGCTGGCGCTCGGCGTGGCGGGCGGGCCGCAGGTCCAGCCGCGCCCGCCGGCCACCGACCTCGGCCGGCCGACCGGGTCCGCGACGCCGGTCGGCACGACCGACGACCGGGGCGTGCGCAACCCGGTCGCACCCTCCCGGACGCCCCTGGCCGAGCGGTTGGTGGCGATCCGGGAGAAGATTGCCCCGTGA
- the sigE gene encoding RNA polymerase sigma factor SigE, producing MGKQAETTPGADAAGLPSWDEIVEQHSDRVFRLAYRLTGNRPDAEDLTQEVFVRVFRSLDTYTPGTFEGWLHRITTNLFLDGARRKQRIRFDALSDERAARLTSPNVGPELAVADQTFDDDIETALATLPPDFRAAVVLCDVEGLSYEEIAEIMGAKLGTVRSRIHRGRTMLRKALAHREPAAGRQRYSGPVAARAREVGSW from the coding sequence GTGGGCAAGCAGGCCGAGACGACTCCCGGAGCGGACGCGGCCGGGCTGCCCTCGTGGGACGAGATCGTCGAGCAGCACTCCGACCGGGTCTTCCGGCTCGCCTACCGGCTCACCGGCAACCGTCCCGACGCCGAGGACCTCACCCAGGAGGTCTTCGTCCGGGTCTTCCGCTCCCTCGACACCTACACGCCCGGCACCTTCGAGGGCTGGCTGCACCGGATCACCACCAACCTCTTCCTCGACGGCGCCCGCCGCAAGCAGCGGATCCGGTTCGACGCGCTGTCCGACGAGCGCGCCGCCCGGCTGACCAGCCCGAACGTCGGCCCCGAGTTGGCCGTCGCCGACCAGACGTTCGACGACGACATCGAGACCGCTCTCGCCACGTTGCCGCCCGACTTCCGCGCCGCCGTCGTGCTGTGCGACGTGGAGGGTCTCAGCTACGAGGAGATCGCGGAGATCATGGGCGCCAAGCTCGGCACCGTGCGCTCCCGGATCCACCGTGGCCGCACCATGCTCCGCAAGGCGCTCGCCCACCGCGAGCCCGCGGCCGGTCGCCAGCGCTACTCCGGACCGGTCGCGGCCCGCGCGCGGGAGGTGGGGTCGTGGTGA
- a CDS encoding O-methyltransferase → MKPASWSYAETFVAEDEILASARSRAEEVGVTPVGPGAGAALRFLASVLDARAVVEIGTGTGVSGLWMLRGMRSDGVLTTVDIEAEHQRLAKETFTEAGIPGNRARTIAGAGLDVLPRLTDGHYDLVFCDGDKREYAAYLKEALRLLRPGGVVAFDNALWHDRVADPAQRDEETVTIRDLGRTILEHDALVPVLLPVGDGLLAAKKEWAPEA, encoded by the coding sequence ATCAAGCCCGCGAGCTGGTCCTACGCCGAGACGTTCGTGGCGGAGGACGAGATCCTGGCCTCCGCCCGCAGCCGCGCCGAGGAGGTCGGCGTGACGCCGGTCGGTCCCGGCGCCGGCGCAGCCCTGCGCTTCCTCGCGTCGGTGCTCGACGCCCGCGCGGTCGTCGAGATCGGCACCGGCACCGGCGTCTCCGGGCTGTGGATGCTGCGCGGCATGCGCTCGGACGGCGTGCTCACCACCGTCGACATCGAGGCCGAGCACCAGCGCCTCGCCAAGGAGACGTTCACCGAGGCCGGCATCCCCGGCAACCGTGCCCGCACGATCGCCGGCGCCGGGCTCGACGTGCTCCCCCGGCTCACCGACGGCCACTACGACCTGGTCTTCTGCGACGGCGACAAGCGCGAGTACGCCGCGTACCTCAAGGAGGCGCTGCGGCTGCTGCGGCCGGGCGGCGTGGTGGCCTTCGACAACGCCCTGTGGCACGACCGGGTCGCCGACCCCGCCCAGCGCGACGAGGAGACCGTCACCATCCGCGACCTCGGCCGCACGATCCTCGAGCACGACGCGCTGGTGCCGGTGCTGCTGCCGGTCGGCGACGGCCTCCTGGCCGCCAAGAAGGAGTGGGCCCCCGAGGCCTGA
- a CDS encoding leucyl aminopeptidase family protein encodes MATSAQLPTQVSPPEFALSPALPHQIGGAEVWAFPVLADDAGPLLGPGAEEASEALGLDLLAALEASRASGRAGEVTTVPVAALPDDGVGLVLLVGVGEGSVTDFRRAGAALARATKDRASVVTTLAAIAPDDGLAAVVVGAMLASFGFHWRSAGPKEQPVARIVLAGVSDDGADDELARAIALGGAGWRSRTLATVPSNLKNPAWLAEQAVEVGAAAGLEVTVWDEERLAAEGFGGVLAVGGGSVSPPRLIRMDYTPRGAGKKIPTVVLVGKGITFDSGGLDIKPAESMLTMKRDMSGGAAVIATMAALRDVDCPVRVVGLVPAAENSVSGSSMRPGDVITHVGGRTSEVNNTDAEGRLVLADAMAYAVAELAPAALVDVATLTGAMKVALGQWTGGYFANHEGLAAHVESAAAASGESVWRMPLVADYEEKVSSRIADGDNAAGGAGAITAALFLQHFAGDVPWVHVDFASAAEAPADRHEWTAGPSGWGPRLLLTWLGSDDPLAGIA; translated from the coding sequence GTGGCCACCTCAGCCCAGCTGCCCACGCAGGTCTCACCACCTGAGTTCGCCCTCAGCCCCGCGCTCCCGCACCAGATCGGCGGGGCGGAGGTCTGGGCCTTCCCGGTCCTCGCGGACGACGCCGGACCGCTGCTCGGCCCCGGCGCCGAGGAGGCGTCGGAGGCCCTCGGCCTCGACCTCCTCGCCGCGCTCGAGGCGTCGCGCGCCAGCGGTCGCGCCGGCGAGGTCACGACCGTCCCGGTCGCGGCGCTCCCCGACGACGGGGTCGGGCTCGTGCTGCTCGTCGGCGTCGGCGAGGGGTCGGTCACCGACTTCCGCCGGGCCGGCGCCGCGCTCGCCCGCGCGACCAAGGACCGCGCGAGCGTCGTCACGACCCTCGCCGCGATCGCGCCCGACGACGGCCTCGCAGCCGTCGTGGTGGGCGCCATGCTCGCCTCGTTCGGCTTCCACTGGCGCTCCGCCGGCCCGAAGGAGCAGCCGGTCGCCCGGATCGTGCTCGCCGGCGTGAGCGACGACGGCGCCGACGACGAGCTCGCCCGCGCGATCGCGCTGGGCGGTGCGGGCTGGCGCTCGCGGACGCTCGCGACGGTCCCGTCCAACCTGAAGAACCCCGCGTGGCTCGCCGAGCAGGCGGTCGAGGTCGGCGCTGCCGCCGGGCTCGAGGTCACGGTGTGGGACGAGGAGCGGCTGGCCGCGGAGGGCTTCGGCGGCGTCCTCGCCGTCGGCGGCGGCTCGGTGAGCCCGCCGCGCCTGATCCGCATGGACTACACGCCCCGCGGCGCCGGGAAGAAGATCCCCACCGTCGTCCTCGTCGGCAAGGGCATCACCTTCGACAGCGGCGGCCTCGACATCAAGCCGGCCGAGTCGATGCTGACGATGAAGCGCGACATGAGCGGCGGCGCCGCCGTGATCGCGACGATGGCCGCGCTGCGCGACGTCGACTGCCCGGTGCGGGTCGTCGGCCTGGTGCCGGCCGCGGAGAACTCGGTGAGCGGTTCCTCGATGCGTCCCGGCGACGTGATCACCCACGTCGGGGGACGGACGTCCGAGGTCAACAACACCGACGCCGAGGGACGGCTCGTCCTCGCCGACGCGATGGCCTACGCGGTCGCCGAGCTGGCGCCCGCCGCGCTCGTCGACGTCGCGACTCTCACCGGCGCGATGAAGGTCGCCCTCGGGCAGTGGACCGGCGGCTACTTCGCCAACCACGAGGGCCTCGCCGCGCACGTCGAGTCGGCCGCCGCCGCGTCCGGCGAGTCCGTGTGGCGGATGCCGCTGGTCGCCGACTACGAGGAGAAGGTGTCCTCCCGGATCGCCGACGGCGACAACGCCGCGGGCGGCGCCGGGGCGATCACCGCCGCGCTGTTCCTGCAGCACTTCGCCGGCGACGTCCCGTGGGTCCACGTCGACTTCGCGTCGGCCGCCGAGGCGCCCGCCGACCGGCACGAGTGGACCGCCGGCCCCAGCGGCTGGGGCCCGCGCCTGCTGCTGACCTGGCTCGGCTCCGACGACCCGCTGGCCGGGATCGCCTGA
- a CDS encoding DUF3117 domain-containing protein, producing the protein MAAMKPRTGDGPLEVTKEGRGIVMRVPLEGGGRLVVELNADEAAALGDALKDVVG; encoded by the coding sequence ATGGCCGCCATGAAGCCCCGCACGGGCGACGGACCGCTCGAGGTGACCAAGGAGGGCCGCGGCATCGTGATGCGCGTCCCGCTCGAGGGCGGTGGACGGCTGGTCGTCGAGCTCAACGCCGACGAGGCGGCAGCCCTGGGTGACGCCCTCAAGGACGTCGTCGGCTGA
- a CDS encoding enoyl-CoA hydratase/isomerase family protein — translation MTTSTPSPADTPSDAPVLLRVVDAVATITLNRPEAMNGLDVATKDLLLETVRRVADDPEVRCVVLTGSGRAFCVGQDLKEHLAGLRGDADVPLSDTVERHYNPIVHTLATMPKPVIAAVNGVAAGAGASLAFAADFRVLVDSAGFNTSFAGVALSCDTGSSWTLPRLVGQARAMELLYFPRTVGAQEALELGLATQVVAEDGFADAVDALAARLAAGPTVAYGSIRQAVAHSAAHPLDESLALEAEKMALTGGTEDHLAAVDAFVAKQQPEFRGR, via the coding sequence ATGACGACCTCCACCCCGTCCCCCGCCGACACCCCGTCCGACGCCCCCGTGCTGCTCCGGGTCGTCGACGCGGTCGCCACGATCACCCTCAACCGGCCCGAGGCGATGAACGGGCTCGACGTCGCGACGAAGGACCTGCTGCTCGAGACGGTGCGCCGGGTGGCCGACGACCCGGAGGTCCGCTGCGTGGTGCTCACCGGCAGCGGGCGGGCGTTCTGCGTCGGCCAGGACCTCAAGGAGCACCTCGCCGGGCTCAGGGGCGACGCGGACGTGCCGCTGTCGGACACCGTCGAGCGGCACTACAACCCGATCGTGCACACCCTGGCGACGATGCCGAAGCCGGTCATCGCCGCGGTCAACGGCGTCGCGGCCGGGGCGGGAGCCAGCCTCGCGTTCGCCGCCGACTTCCGGGTCCTCGTCGACTCGGCCGGCTTCAACACCTCGTTCGCCGGCGTGGCGCTGTCGTGCGACACCGGCTCGAGCTGGACGCTGCCGCGGCTGGTCGGGCAGGCCCGGGCGATGGAGCTGCTCTACTTCCCGCGCACCGTCGGCGCCCAGGAGGCCCTCGAGCTGGGCCTGGCCACGCAGGTCGTCGCCGAGGACGGGTTCGCGGACGCCGTCGACGCCCTCGCGGCGCGCCTCGCCGCGGGCCCCACGGTCGCGTACGGCTCGATCCGCCAGGCGGTGGCGCACTCCGCCGCCCACCCGCTCGACGAGTCGCTCGCCCTCGAGGCGGAGAAGATGGCGCTCACCGGCGGCACCGAGGACCACCTCGCCGCCGTCGACGCGTTCGTGGCCAAGCAGCAGCCGGAGTTCCGCGGCCGCTGA
- a CDS encoding M14 family zinc carboxypeptidase → MRALRRALAVACLAGTALTATGPAPAVAVRADAERPAVVETRTIGHSVRGRPIRAFRLGEPGRRRIVMVSTMHGNEPHTRAILESLRDGRAIRGVDLWVVPTYNPDGLARGTRRNAHGVDLNRNFPYAWADLDGSYESGPRAASEPETRAMMRFLRDVDPLRVISFHQPLNGVDTDTKDPRFARRLARALRLPRTSLDCGGLCHGTMTMWFNHHFRGSALTVEYGAHPPRRRMVVEAPRQLLGLLHAHRTSRG, encoded by the coding sequence GTGAGGGCCCTGCGCCGCGCGCTCGCGGTCGCCTGCCTGGCCGGGACCGCGCTGACCGCGACCGGTCCCGCCCCGGCCGTCGCCGTCCGCGCCGACGCCGAGCGTCCGGCGGTGGTCGAGACCCGCACCATCGGCCACTCCGTGCGGGGCCGTCCGATCCGCGCCTTCCGCCTCGGCGAGCCTGGCCGGCGCCGCATCGTGATGGTCTCCACCATGCACGGCAACGAGCCCCACACCCGGGCGATCCTGGAGAGCCTGCGCGACGGGCGTGCCATCCGGGGCGTCGACCTGTGGGTCGTGCCCACCTACAACCCCGACGGCCTCGCCCGCGGCACCCGCCGCAACGCCCACGGCGTCGACCTGAACCGCAACTTCCCCTACGCGTGGGCCGACCTCGACGGCAGCTACGAGTCGGGCCCGCGGGCGGCGAGCGAGCCGGAGACCCGCGCGATGATGCGGTTCCTGCGCGACGTCGACCCGCTGCGGGTGATCAGCTTCCACCAGCCGCTCAACGGGGTCGACACCGACACCAAGGACCCGCGGTTCGCGCGCCGCCTCGCCCGGGCGCTGCGGCTGCCGCGCACCTCGCTCGACTGCGGCGGGCTGTGCCACGGCACGATGACCATGTGGTTCAACCACCACTTCCGCGGCAGCGCGCTGACCGTGGAGTACGGCGCGCACCCGCCGCGACGGCGGATGGTCGTCGAGGCGCCCCGCCAGCTGCTCGGGCTGCTCCACGCGCACCGCACGTCGCGCGGTTGA
- a CDS encoding DivIVA domain-containing protein encodes MMWLFAVLVVLAMAGVALVASGRGGSMPPAHDDRPDLALPTDRAIGAADLRAVRFPLAVRGYRMSDVDALLARLATELEDGRGTSSGDLDRA; translated from the coding sequence ATGATGTGGCTGTTCGCGGTCCTCGTGGTGCTCGCGATGGCGGGCGTCGCGCTGGTCGCGTCCGGTCGCGGCGGGTCGATGCCGCCGGCCCACGACGACCGGCCGGACCTGGCGCTGCCGACCGACCGCGCGATCGGGGCCGCCGACCTGCGGGCCGTACGCTTCCCGCTCGCCGTGCGCGGCTACCGGATGTCCGACGTCGACGCGCTGCTCGCGCGGCTGGCCACCGAGCTCGAGGACGGTCGGGGGACCTCGTCTGGCGACCTCGACCGGGCCTAG